The Sphingomonas naphthae nucleotide sequence AAGCGATCTCTCCGCCCTCGGCATCCGCGAGCCGACCGTGTGGAGCGTCGCCACCCAGCATGTGCAGGACATGATCGCCTTCGCCCGCGCGATCGAGGCGCGTGGCGCCACCTACGAACTCGACAGCGGCCTCTATTTCGACACGTCCACCGTGCCCGACTATGGCCGCCTCGCCGGCGCCCGGCCCGACGACACCGTCGGCCGCATCGCCGAGGTGGAGGGCAAGCGCAATCCGGCCGACTTCGCGGTGTGGCGCCGCTCCCCGGCCGACGAGCAACGCCAGATGGAATGGCTTTCGCCCTGGGGGCCGGGCGCGCCCGGCTGGCATCTCGAATGCTCGGTGATGAGCATGAAATATCTCGGCGAGCAGTTCGACATCCACACCGGCGGGATCGACCATCGCGAGATCCACCATTGCAACGAGATCGCGCAGAATCAGGCCTTCACCGGCAGTGGCCACAGCGGCGCCAACTTCTGGATGCACAACAACTTCCTGGTCGATCGATCGGGAAAGATGTCGAAATCGCGCGGTGGCTTCACCACCCTCGCCTCGCTCGTCACGCGCGGCGTGCCGGCGCTCGCCTATCGCATGCTGTGCCTCACCGCCCATTATCGCGGCGAGCTGGAATTCTCGCCCGAGGCGATCGCCGCCGCCCTCACCCGCCTGAAGCGTATCGCCATCGCGGTCGAGCGGCTGAAAGGGCAGACCGAGCCCGCCGCGTGGCGCCGCGTACTGGCCGAGGCCGGTGACAGCCGGGGCGCGAGCCTCGCCTACCAGCGCGGCATCATCGAGGACGGGCTGTCGGCCAAAGCGCTGGCGGTCCTGACGGAGTTCGATGCCGCGATGGCCAACGACCTCGGCACCCCGGCCGCCCTTCCGCTGCTGGAGGCCGCCATCGCCGACAAGAAGATCCCGGCCGACGAACGCCTCCGCCTCGTCGGCAGCATGGATCTCGTCCTCGGCCTCGATCTGATCGCCGGCGACCGCCGCGCGCTCAGCGTCCGCCCCGAGGGGGCAACGCTGGACGACGATGCGGTCGAGGCGCTGATCGCCGAGCGGCAGGCGGTGCGCGCGGCTAGGGATTTCGCCGCGTCCGATGCGCTGCGCGACCGGCTCGATGCCGCCGGGATCGAGATCATGGACGGCGATCCGCTCCGCTGGGAGTGGCGCCCGCAGCTTGGCGAGTGAGCCCCGCCGCATCCTTCTGATCGGGGGGACGCGGCCGGAAGCGATCAAGCTCGCGCCCCTGCTCCTTGCCGCCGAGGGGCGCCCCGATCTCCGCCTCCGCCTGATCGCCACCGGCCAGCATCCCGAGATGTTCGCCGATGCGCTTCACGC carries:
- the cysS gene encoding cysteine--tRNA ligase — protein: MSLPDTLIGAPLRLFDSLTRGLRDFAPIDPAMVRLYSCGPTVYNFAHLGNLRAYVFTDTLRRTLNWKGYAVNHVINITDVGHLTSDADAGADKMEAAAASTGRSIWDIAAFYTTAFKSDLSALGIREPTVWSVATQHVQDMIAFARAIEARGATYELDSGLYFDTSTVPDYGRLAGARPDDTVGRIAEVEGKRNPADFAVWRRSPADEQRQMEWLSPWGPGAPGWHLECSVMSMKYLGEQFDIHTGGIDHREIHHCNEIAQNQAFTGSGHSGANFWMHNNFLVDRSGKMSKSRGGFTTLASLVTRGVPALAYRMLCLTAHYRGELEFSPEAIAAALTRLKRIAIAVERLKGQTEPAAWRRVLAEAGDSRGASLAYQRGIIEDGLSAKALAVLTEFDAAMANDLGTPAALPLLEAAIADKKIPADERLRLVGSMDLVLGLDLIAGDRRALSVRPEGATLDDDAVEALIAERQAVRAARDFAASDALRDRLDAAGIEIMDGDPLRWEWRPQLGE